The bacterium genome segment GAAGTCACCGAGCTGACCTGGCTGTTGTCCAATGTCACCAGCATGGGGCTGCTGGAGCGCGGTCACTCTTATAAGGATAAAATTGCCAAAGGGCTTTCCCCCAACCACGGCTTGTTCGCTTATCCAGTGTTGATGGCCGCGGACATACTGCTCTACGGCGCCAACCGGGTTCCGGTGGGCAAGGACCAGATCCAGCATTTAGAGATGACGCGCGACATTGCCATTCGCTTCAACCAAACCTATGGCGACACCTTTGTGATCCCTGAAGCGGACATCGCCGAAGAGGTGGCCTTAGTGCCGGGTCTGGACGGTCAAAAGATGAGCAAATCCTACGGCAATGCCATCGATATTTTTTCGACTCACGCTGAGCTGAAGAAACGGGTGATGTCCATCGTGACCGACGCCACGCCGATCGAAAAGCCCAAGAATCCGGATGCCTGCAATCTGTTCGCCATCTACAGTCTGTTTTTAAATCAGGAACAAAAAGCGGCGTTGCGTGAACGTTATCTGCAGCCTGGTTTGAAATACGGCGAGGTGAAAAAAGAGCTGCTGGAGACGATCTGGAAATACTTTGAACCTTTTCGGGATAAACGGGAGCAATTGCTCGCTCACCCGGATCGAGTGTTTGATCTTCTTCAGGCCG includes the following:
- the trpS gene encoding tryptophan--tRNA ligase — translated: MRVLSGIQPSGALHLGNYFAMMKRMIEYQQNHELFCFIVNLHALTTVTDAGLLKKQTVEAACDFLALGIDPDRSVFYVQSDVPEVTELTWLLSNVTSMGLLERGHSYKDKIAKGLSPNHGLFAYPVLMAADILLYGANRVPVGKDQIQHLEMTRDIAIRFNQTYGDTFVIPEADIAEEVALVPGLDGQKMSKSYGNAIDIFSTHAELKKRVMSIVTDATPIEKPKNPDACNLFAIYSLFLNQEQKAALRERYLQPGLKYGEVKKELLETIWKYFEPFRDKREQLLAHPDRVFDLLQAGAEKARKVGRPYLELARERVGIAYRSKGSDQWARSRT